The Sphingopyxis sp. YR583 DNA segment GCCTGTTCCCAGGGGTTGGGAACCTTGTAACCGACACGGAAATCCTTGCCGTCCTTGGTCACATATTCGACCGAACCGTCGATCGTGAACTGCTTGCCCTTATAGCGTGTCAGCACGCCCGCGGCGTTGCGTTCGGTATCCTTCGACACCTGCTGCGAAAAGCCGAGCGCGCTGATCTTGACCGGCGCGGCGGCGACGGTGGTCGCGACCGCGCCCTTCTTTGCCGCAGCGGCACCCGCCTTGCCGCCCTGAATCTGGTTCAGGATGCCGCACATTTCGGCCTTCGCGGGATCGCTGCCAACCGTCTGGCCGGCGCGCAGCTTGGCTTCCATCACGACGGTACCGATGCCGCCGGTCTGCGTCGCGGTGATCTGGATCGGAAAGGCGCGCGCACCGCCGGTCATCGGCTGTTCGATCAGCATCGAGCCATATTCGGCCTCGTCGGCCATGATGTCGTAACCCTTGGCGGCGACGAGCCCGCGCATCTGGCCGATCGCGACGGCGGGCGGCAGGTCGGCGACGGTCACCGCGGCGGTGAAGCGCAGCCCGGTGATGGCATTGCCCTTTTTGACGAAGGCCTCTTCGCAGGTGGCGGCGTTGGCGGTGCCCGCGGCGAAGAGGATGGTTGCCGGCGCGAGCGCGGCGGCGAGGCGGATAGCGAAGTTGGTGCGCATGGAGGCTCCTGGAAGATTATATGGTCTGCGACCTTATCTTGTCGGTCAGGTCTGCCGCAGCAAGGGGGCGTCCGCAATGGCTAAGTTACCAAGATGATAGCGCTTTGCGAGGCCAGCGGATTCTATCGATCCGCGCTTGACCTCAACCGGGCTTGAGCTTTCATAAGGGCCGGACAGTTGATTCGCGAACGGAGCTTTTGTCCATGCTGCACTACCCCGCCACGCCCTCGTCCGATGCTTTCGATATGGATGACGATGCGCCCGCCGCGGCCTTGCTGCCGCGCTATCTGGCGCGGATCGGCTATCGCGGCCCGGTGGCGCCGACGCTGGAGGTGCTGGCAGCCTTGCAGGCGGCGCACATCGCGACGATCCCGTTCGAGGCGATCGACGCGCTGACCGGCGCGGGGATCGATATCGGTGCCGATGCGGTCGACGCCAAGCTGATCAGACAGCGCCGGGGCGGCTATTGCTTCGAACAGAATGGCCTGTTCCTGCGCGTGCTGCGTGCGATCGGGTTCGAAGCCGAAGGGCTGCTCGGCCGCGTCCGCTGGATGCTGCCCGACGATGCGCCGCCGACGCCGCGCACGCATATGGTCGTTCGCGTGTCGATCGATGGGCGGCGCTGGCTGACCGATGTGGGCTTCGGCGCGGCGGTGCCGCCGCAGCCGCTGGCGCTGGACGACGAAGAGGCGCAGCCGACGCGGCATGAAAGCTATCGTATCGTCCGGCAGGGCGCCGAATGGCAGGTTGCCCTGTCGGTCGAGGGCGAATGGCGGACATTGTACCGGATCGAGGATACGCCGCCCCCGGCAATCGATTACGAGATCGGCAACTGGTACACGTCGGCGCACCCCGATTCGCATTTCCGTCACCAGCTGATCGCCGCGCGCACGACCGCCGAGGCGCGTTATGGCCTGCGCGACAACCGCCTGACGGTGCGACTGGCCGACGGGCGCATCGACCGGCGTTATCTGGTCGCCGACGAGATCGCGCGCGTCCTGTCGGAGATCTTCCTGCTGCCCGTCCGGCCGCACTGGCGTGCCGCGATCGAGCGCGCCGCAACCGCCGAGATCGTCGGATAACCGCACGGCGGCTTGACTCGCCGTCGCCATGGCTTTCTCATGCTCCGACAAGAAAATAGCAGGAGCGGAACGCCATGGCCGGGGTTGCAACGCAGCAGGTTTTCGAGCGGCTGAAGGTCGCGCCGCTGACGCCGTCGATCGGCGCCGAGATTTCGGGCATCGACCTCACGCAGGAGCAGGACGACGCGACGATCGCCGAAGTCCGCGCCGCGCTGCTCGCGTACAAGGTGATCTTCTTTCGCGACCAGTTCATCACGCCCGAACAGC contains these protein-coding regions:
- a CDS encoding arylamine N-acetyltransferase family protein, translated to MLHYPATPSSDAFDMDDDAPAAALLPRYLARIGYRGPVAPTLEVLAALQAAHIATIPFEAIDALTGAGIDIGADAVDAKLIRQRRGGYCFEQNGLFLRVLRAIGFEAEGLLGRVRWMLPDDAPPTPRTHMVVRVSIDGRRWLTDVGFGAAVPPQPLALDDEEAQPTRHESYRIVRQGAEWQVALSVEGEWRTLYRIEDTPPPAIDYEIGNWYTSAHPDSHFRHQLIAARTTAEARYGLRDNRLTVRLADGRIDRRYLVADEIARVLSEIFLLPVRPHWRAAIERAATAEIVG